gtccccaggtgtccccaggtgtccccccaggtgtccccaggtgtccccaggtgtgtccccaggtgtccccagatgtccccaggtgtccccaggtgtccccaggtgtccccagatgtccccaggtgtccccaggtgtccccaggtgtccccatgtccccccaggtgtccccagatgtccccaggtgtctccccaggtgtccccaggtgtccccaggtgtccccaggtgtccccaggtgagattttgatgtccccaggtgtccccaggtgtcccaagGTGTGTTTttgatgtccccaggtgtgtccccagctgtccccagaggtgtccccaggtgtccccaggtgtccccaggtgtccccagatgtccccaggtgtccccagctgtccccaggtgtgtttttgatgtccccaggtgtccccaggtgtgtccccaggtgtccccaggtgtccccaggtgtccccagctgtccccaggtgtcccaggtgtgtccccatgtcccccccaggtgtccccaggtgtcccctcacctcCTTGCTGTCACAGGGGGGTCTCTCGGGCGCCTGCAGCTGGAACAGGAAGTTCTGCTCCTCCAGGGCgctgaggggacagggccaccccGCGTGGCCACCGGGGACGCGGCAGAAGGCGCCCACGGGGACCTCCCCGGagtggtggctgcaggggacagcggggacatcgttggggacatcggggacatccctggggacatcggggacatccctggggacgtccttggggacatcggggacatccctggggacatccctggggacgttcttggggacatcagggacgAGGAGAAAATGGGTCCCCAAGGTTCTCGTGGTGGCCTCAAggtccccaaggtgtccccaaggttcttgtggtgtccccagggtgtccccaaggtgtccccaaggttctcaaggtgtccccatggtgtccccaaggtgtccccatggtgtcctcaaggtgtccccaaggttcTCAAGGTGTCCTCAAggtccccaaggtgtccccaaggtccccacATTAAacccaaggtgtccccaaggttcttgtggtgtccccatggtctccccatggtgtccccaaggtTCTTGTGGTGTCCTCAAGGTCctcaaggtgtccccaaggttctcaaagtgtccccagggtgtccccaggtgtccccaaggttcTCAAGGTGTCCTCAAGGTCCCCAAGATGTCCCCAAGGTTCTtgtggtgtccccaaggtgtccccaaggttcTTGTGGTGTCctcaaggtgtccccaaggttctcaaagtgtccccagggtgtccccaaggtgtccccaaggttcTCAAGGTGTCCTCAAGGTTCTCAAAGTGTCCTCAAGGTCCCCACATTAAacccaaggtgtccccaaggtgtccccaaggttcTCAAGGTGTTCCCAAGATGTCCCCAAGGTTCTcaaggtgtccccatggtgtccccaaggtTCTCAAAGTGTCCTCAAGGTCCCCACATCAAacccaaggtgtccccaaggtgtccccaaggttctcaaggtgtccccaggtgtccccaggtgtccccagctgtccccaaggtgtccccaaggtgtccccaggtgtccccaaggtgtccccaaggtgtcacCAAGGTTCTTGTGGTGTCCCcaagatgtccccaaggtgtccccatggtgtccccatggtgtccccatggtgtccccaaggttctcaaggtgtccccaaggtgtccccgaGGTTCTCAAAGTGTTCTCAAggtccccaaggtgtccccatggtgtcctcaaggtgtccccaaggttctcaaggtgtccccagggatctcatggtgtccccaaggtgtccccaggagtccccaaggtgtccccatggtgtccccatggtgtccccaaggttctcaaggtgtccccaaggtgtccccaaggtgtccccaaggttctcgtggtgtccccagctgtccccaggtgtccccagctgtccccaaggtgtccccaggtgtcccaagctgtccccaggtgtccccaaggtgtccccaaggtgtccccagctgcccccagctgtccccaggtgtccccaaggtgtccccaaggtgtccccatggtgtccccgaGGTTCTCATGGTGTTCTCAAGGTGTCCCCGAGGTTctcaaggtgtccccaaggttctcatggtgtccccaaagtgtccccaaggttctcaaggtgtccccagctgtccccaggtgtccccaaggtgtccccaaggtgtccccaaggtgtccccactCACCACACGTCGTCCACCAGCAGGACGGAGCCGTCGGGCATCACGGGCAGGTAACTGGCGTTGAAATTGGGCAGGATCTGAACGTCCCAGAGAGAGAGCTCCTCCTGCGAGCTGCCATTgagcactggggacattggggacatcattggggacattggggacattggggacattggggacattggggacattggggacattggggacactgggggacattggggacattggggacattggggacattggggacattgaggggacattggggacattgaggggacattggggacattggggacattggggacattggggacattggggacattggggacattgaggggattggggggattggggacattggggggacattggggacattgggggacactggggacattggggacatcgaggggacattggggacattggggacattgggggacattggggacattggggacattggggggattggggacattggggacattggggacattggggggattggggacattggggacactggggacattggggacattgggggacattggggacattggggacatcattggggacattggggacattggggacattgggggacattggggacattggggacattggggacattggggacattggggacattgaagggattggggacattggggacattggggggattggggacattggggacatttggggacattggggacatttggggacattggggggacattggggggacattggggacatcattggggacattgaggggacattggggacatcattggggacattggggacattgaggggattggggacattggggacattggggacattggggacattggggggacattggggatatttggggacattgaggggacattggggacattggggacattggggacattgggaacattgaggggattggggacattggggacattggggacattggggacatcattggggacattggggacattggggacattgggggacattggggacatttggggacattggggggatttgggacattggggggattggggacattggggggattggggacattggggacatttggggacattgggggacattggggacattggggggattggggacattggggacattggggacattggggacattggggacattggggacattggggacactggggggattggggacattggggacattggggggattggggacatttggggacattggggacattggggacatttggggacattggggacattggggacattgggggacattgaggggacattggggacattggggacataattggggacatttggggacactggggacatccaggggattggggacatcgaggggacattgaggggattggggacatttggggacattggggacattggggacatttggggacatttatATTTTCACCCTTCCCCCTTCATCCCACCCATTCTGTCCCCTCCAAattgtccccaaccccccctcagatgtccccaggtgtccccaggtgtccccaggtgtccccaggtgtccccaggtgtccccaagtgtcacctTTCAGCACGGTCAGGTATTTTCCGGACACGGTCACCTGGCGGCAGCGGACGCGGGGCGGTGGCAGCACCGTCAGCAGAGtggacactgtggggacaattggggacatttggggacgtttggggacatttggggacacttgggtGGCCTcaggggacatttggggacgtttgggtggccttggggacatttggggacggCTTTGTCCCACCTCGGTGGCACCAAAAGAGTCCCTAAGTCGGGGTTGGGGACAATCCCTGgtggtcctgggggggtttggggacatttggggacatttggggacatttgggtgGCCTgagggacatttggggacacctgggtggccttggggacactcaggggacacttggggacactcaggggacacttggggacacttggggacctCACCTTGTGCCTTGAAGGCGccgtggggacacctgggggtggCACCTGGGGGTGGCACcacaggggaggggacactcggggacacctgggtggccttggggacactcaggggacacttggggacacttggggacccttggggacacttggggacacttggggacactcaggggacacttggggacccttggggacacttggggacctCACCTTGTGCCTTGAAGGCGccgtggggacacctgggggtggCACCACAGGGGAaagggacactcggggacagtTCTAGGGACACCtgggtggccttggggacacctgggtggccttggggacacttggggacacttggggacacttggggacctCACCTTGTGCCTTGAAGGCGCCGTGCTGCTGCCGGAACACCTGGCCGGGGGCGCGGCCCTGGAGGAGCCTCAGGTacccccctgtccctgtcattGTCACCTGCGGTGGCCCTGTCACCTGTCCCGCTGTCGTTGTCACCTGTCCCGCTGTCGTTGTCAcctggggtggccctggcacctgtccaggtgtggtTGTTGTCACCTGGGGTGGCGCTGTCACCTCCTCCTGTAGCTCTGGTGGCTCCGTGTCCCGCTGCCACACGGTGACCACGATCTGGGGACAATCAGGGGACAACGGGGTcaccaaggtgtccccaaggtgtccccaaggtgtccccaaggtgtccccaaggtcacCAAGGTgccccaaggtgtccccaaggtgtccccaaggtcacCACGATCTGGGGACAACGAGGGGACAACAGGGTCACCATGGGGTCACCGAGGTCACCATGAGGTCACCACGGGGTCACCAAGGTCACCATGGGGTCACTGAGGTcaccaaggtgtccccaaggtgtcctcAAGGTCCCCAAGGCGTCACCAAGGTCACCACGATctggggacaatgaggggacaacGGGGTCACCATGGGGTCACCGAGGTCACCACGGGGTCACCGAGGTCACCAAGGTCACCATGGGGTCACTGAGGTcaccaaggtgtccccaaggtgtcctcAAGGTCACCACGGGGTCACCAAGGTGTCACCAAGGTCACCACGATctggggacaatgaggggacaacGGGGTCACCGAGGTcaccaaggtgtccccaaggtgtcacTGAGGTCACCATGGGGTCACTGAGGTCACCACGGGGTCACCGAGGTcaccaaggtgtccccaaggtgtcacTGAGGTCACCATGGGGTCACTGAGGTcaccaaggtgtccccaaggtgtcctcGAGGTCCCCAAGGTGTCACCAAGGTCACCACGACCTGGGGACAACCAGGGGACAATGGGGTCACCATGGGGTCACTGAGGTCaccaaagtgtccccaaggtgtcctcGAGGTGTCctcaaggtgtccccaaggtcacCAAGGTgccccaaggtgtccccaaggtcacCACGAGGTCACTGAggtccccaaggtgtccccaaggtgtccccgaggtgtccccgaggtgtccccgaggtgtccccaaggtgtccccaaggtgtccccgaggtgtccccaaggtgtccccaaggtgtccccaaggtgtcctcGAGGTCACCACGGGGTCACCAAGGTCAccacagtgtccccaaggtgtcctcGAGGTCACCACGGGGTCACCGAGgtccctcccatcccatccccaatggccccaggtgtccccaaagtgtccccaaagtgtcctcagctgtccccaaatgtccccccaggtgtccccaggtgtccccaggtgtgtttttggtgtccccaggtgtccccaggtgtgtttttgatgtccccaggtgtccccaggtgaggtttttatgtccccaggtgtccccaggtgtccccaggtgtgtttcaggtgtccccaggtgtgtttttggtgtccccaagtgtccccaggtgtccccaggtgtccccaggtgtgtttttggtgtccccaggtgtccccaggtgttcccaggtgtccccaggtgtgtttttggtgtccccaggtgtccccaggtgaggttttggtgtccccaggtgtgtttttggtgtccccaggtgtgtttttggtgtccccaggtgtccccaggtgtgtttttggtgtccccaggtgtccccacgtgtccccaggtgtgtttttggtgtccccaggtgtccccaggtctccccaggtgtccccaggtgtccccaggtgtgtttttggtgtccccaggtgtccccaggtctccccaggtgtccccaggtgtccccaggtgtgtttttggtgtccccagatgtccccaggatgtccccaggtgtgttttttatgtccccaggtgtccccaggtgtgtttttggtgtccccaggtgtgtttttggtgtccccaggtgtccccaggtgtgtttcaggtgtccccaggtgtgtttttggtgtccccaggtgtccccaggtgtgtttttggtgtccccaggtgtccccacgtgtccccaggtgtgtttttggtgtccccaggtgtccccaggtctccccaggtgtccccaggtgtccccaggtgtgtttttggtgtccccaggtgtccccaggtctccccaggtgtccccaggtgtccccaggtgtgtttttggtgtccccaggtgtccccaggtgtccccacgtgtccccaggtgtccccatgtccccccaggtgtccccaggtgtgtttcaggtgtccccaggtgaggttttgatgtccccaggtgtccccaggtgaggttttggtgtcccccaggtgtccccaggtgtccccaggtgtccccaggtgtccccaggtgtcccccaggtgtccccaggtgtccccaggtgtccccaggtgtccccaggtgtccccaggtgaggttttgatgtccccaggtgtccccaggtgtgtccaggtgtgtttttggtgtccccaggtgtccccaggtgtgtttttggtgtccccaggtgtccccaggtgtgtttcaggtgtccccaggtgaggttttggtgtccccaggtgtgtttttgatgtccccaggtgtccccaggtgtgtttttggtgtcccccaggtgtgtttttggtgtccccaatgtccccaggtgtccccaggtgtgtttttggtgtccccaaagtgtccccaggtgtgtttttgatgtccccaggtgagtttttgatgtccccaggtgtccccaggtgtgtttcaggtgtccccaggtgtgtttcaggtgtccccaggtgtgtccaggtgtgtttttggtgtccccaggtgtccccagctgtcccccaggtgtccccaggtgaggttttgatgtccccaggtgtccccaggtgtccccaggtgtgtttttggtgtccccaggtgtgtctcaggtgtccccaggtgtccccaggtgtccccaggtgtgtttttggtgtccccaggtgtccccaggtgtccccaccttGGCCTTGGCGGTGGCGGGCGGGAGCCGGTCCAGGGCCACGGTGAGCGGGAAGATGATCTCGTCTGAGGAGACGATGGGATCGTCCACGGGCAGCTGGAATGGGGCAAAAAacggggaaattgggaaaaaatgggggagaaatgggaaaaaatgggaaaaaacgggaaaaaacggggggaaaaatgggaaaaacgggaaaaaacggggggaaatggggaaaatgggggaaaatggggaaaaaatgggaaaaaacaaagggaaaatgaggcaaaaaatggggaaattgggaaaaatgggaaaaaaatgggaaaaaatgggaaaaaacggggagaaacgggggggaaatggagaaaaatgggggaaaaatgggaaaaaatgggaaaaaatggggggaaaatggggaaaaatgggaaaaaatgggaaaaacagggaggaaatggagaaaaatgggggaaaaatgggaaaaatggggaaaaatggggaaaaaagggggaaaaatgggaaaaatagggggaaaatgggaaaaatagggggaaaaatgggaaaaaacgggtAAAAAcggtgggaaaatgggaaaaaatgggaaaaaaatgggaaaaatgggaaaaaatggggagaaaacgggggggaagtggaggggaaatggggaaaaatgggaaaaaacggaggaaaaatgaggcaaaaaatggggaaattgggaaaaatgggaaaaaatgggggggaaatggagaaaaatggggggaaaatgggaaaaaatgggaaaaaatggggggaaaatgggaaaaaatggggaaaaaagggagaaaaatgggaaaaatagggggaaaatgggaaaaaatgggggaaaatgggaaaaaatgggaaaaaatggggggaaaatggggaaaaatgggaaaaacgggggaaaatggggggaaaatggggaaaaatggggaaaaaatgggaaaaattggggaaaaacgggaaaaatgtggaaaaattggggaaaaatgaggaaaaatgggaaaaacaggaaaaaatgggaaaattggggaaaaatgggaaaaaattggggggaaatgggaaaaaatggtaaaaaattggaggaaaatgggaaaaatgggaaaaaattgggggaaaatgggaaaaaatgggaaaaatgggggagaaatgggcaaaaatgggggaaaaatgggggaaaaacggggcaaatggggaaaaaagcagggaaattgggaaaaaatgggggaaaaatgggaaaaaatggggggaaatgggaaaaacgggaaaaataggggaaaacgggaaaaatgggggggaaatgggggagaaatgggagggaaatgggaaaaaatggggggaaaatggggagaaatggagaaaacgggaaaaaacagggaaaaaatggggaaaaaggggggaaaatgggaaaaattgggggaaaatgggaaaaaatgggaaaaaacggggggaaaatggggaaaaacggggaaaaatgggtggaaattggggaaaaatgggaggaaattgggaaaaatgggaaaaaatgggaaaaaatggggagaaaatgggaaaaaattggagaaaatgaggggaaaaatggtgaaaaattggggaaaatgggaaaaaatgggaaaaaatgggaaaaaacggggggaaaatgaggcaaaaaatggggaaattgggaaaaacgGAGggaaacgggaaaaatggggagaaatggggggaaaacggggaaaaatgggggggaaatggggaaaaatggaaaaaaattgggggaaatgggaaaaaatttgaggaaaatggggaaaaatttgggaaaatggggagaaatgggaaaaaatggggaaaaaagggaaaaataggggaaaaatgggaaaaattggaagaaaatgggaaaaaatgggaaaaatggggggaaaatgggaaaaaatggggaaaaaatggggaaaaaagggaaaaataggggaaaaatgggtaaaattggaggaaaatgggaaaaaacgggaaaaaaatcaggaaaaaaatgggaaaaaaacgggaaaaaagcaggaaaaaaacaggaaaaacgggaattccCCCATCCCTGagattcccaatttttccctggCCCcacccctcagaattcccaaatttccccacccctcagaattcccaaatttccccatcCTCACCCCAGCTCCGGCGGATCCCGGCGGGCCCCTGGAATGGGTCAGCAGAGCTCGGCATTCCCGGAAAACCGGCGGCTCCTTGGGATCCTCTGGCTCGTcattcccgaaattcccgggatttccatcgttttcctcctcctcatcccggTTTTTCCCGGCGTTGTCGCCGCAGGTGACGGTGGCCAAGGCGGATAAAGACGAAGCCAACTGGATCCAGGGGGTTTTTCCCGGGATGTTGGCGGAATTCCCGGGGTTTTTGTCGGAATTCCCGGGGTTTTTGTCGGAATTCCCAGGGTTTTTGTCGGGATTCCCGGGGTTTTTGTCGGGATTGCCGGGATTTTTCCTCAGGACCAGCAGGAATCGCACGGTTTCGCCCAGGTAAAGGTGATTCCGGCGGGGGAGGGATCGATATCCCGAGGATTCTCCGGCCAGGAATTCCCGGGGAGGGAAGGGAACGGCGGGGAAATACATGGAATAATCGCATTGGGAttccatggggaaaaaatggggaaaaattgggaaaaattgggaaaaaaatggggaaaaaatggggaaaaaatggggggaaaatggggggaaaattgggaaaaaaaaggggaaaaatggggaaaaaatgggggaaaaattggggaaaattgggagaaatgaggggaaaaatcagaaaaaaaatcaggaaaaattgggaaaaaattgggaaaaaattgggaaaaaattgggaaaaaaacaggaaaaaattggaaaaaatcgggaaaaaagtgggagaaatggggaaaaaatgggggaaaaatggggggaaaatggggaaaaaaatcgggaaaaatcaggaaaaatctgggggaaatcggaaaaaaatggggaaaaaatcgggaaagaatcaggaaaaaatggggaaaaaatcgggaaagaatcaggaaaaaattgggaaaaaatcgggaaagaatcaggaaaaaatggggaaaaaatcgggaaagaatcaggaaaagaattgggaaaaaatcgggagaaaattgggaaaagaaacaggaaaaaataggggaaaaatttgggaaaaaatggggaaaaaaatctgggaaaaatcgagaaaaatcggggaaaaagcgggaaaaaaatcaggaaaaaattgggaaaaaagcgggaaaaaaatcagtaaaaattggaaaaaaacgggaaaatatcgggaaaaataagggaaaaaatcgggaaaaaattgggaaaaaagcaggaaaaaagcgGGAAAAAAGCgggaaaaaatcgggaaaaattcgggaaaatctgggaaaaaattggggggaaatgggaaaagcgaaaggggaaaaaatctgggaattaaGGGTTGAATTCCTGAAGGAATTCCGGGAATATTGAGGGGAGAAATGTGGGGGTTGAGGGGTTAAATCCTGAGGGAAtttcggggattttgggggttaaaTCCCGAGGAGAAATCGGGAATTTTGAGGGGGATAAAGGGGGTTAAATCCAaggaaaaatcgggaattttgaGGGGGATAAAGGGGGTTAAATCCAaggaaaaatcgggaattttgaGGGGGATAACGGGGGttaaatccagggaaaaatccgggaattttcGGGAATTATTGGGGAGGGAAATCCTGAAGGAATTCCGGGAAtcgtgaggggaaaatgggatttaaatccaaggaaaaatctggaattttgaggggggGGGATAACGGGGGTTAAATCCAaggaaaaatcgggaattttgaggaatatTAGGGGGCAAATCCTGAGGGAATCCCGGGAATCGTGAGGGGAAACCGGGATTTAAATCCCGTGAGGATAACGAGGGAGGTGAGGGGAGATAAAATCGGAGGAATTTTGAGGTTAAATCCCggaaaaaaaccgggaataCCGACAGAAAAACGCGGGGGGATCCTGAGGGGATCCCGGCCCTGATCCGGTGTTACCGGGAGGGTCCTGAGGGGATCCTGAGGGGGTCCCGGGATTACCGGAGGGGGGTCCGGGGGTTACCGGAAAGGGGATCCCGGGACTGATCCGCGGTTACCGGGGGGGATCCTGAGGGatcccgggggggtcccgggggggtcccggctccgGTCCGGGCCCGTTCGGAGCTTCCAGGTGCGGCCCGATGGAGGCGTACGGCAACGCCGGTAAACATGGCGGCGCCCATTGGCGCAATGCGCATGCGCAATAAGCGACGGAGCCGCAATGCGGCTGTATCCAAAATGGCGGCGCCCATTGAGCGTTTGTGCCGTACGGAGGCGTTGAGGCGCGTGATGACGTCATCGTCGCCCGCTGCGCATGCGCAgaggaaaatttattttggatGTTCCCgattcccaaaatttgggttttttttgaggaaaaaaatttttgGAAAGTCCAAAATTTTGAGGTGGAGGGGTTGAGCCTCATCAGAATCTGTGTGAGAGTACAGGAATTCCGTGTGAAATGCTAAAAGAGGGTTTTAGTGGCCGAAAAGAGGGGCTGTGACCCCCTCTGGAGCTTCGAGATCTGATCCTGgaccctcaaaatccctcaaattccctcagattccctcaaattccctcaaattcgGATcctgaaccccccaaattccctcaaattccctcaaaatcgGGGCCTGAAACactcaaattccctcaaattccctcaaattcaGATCCCGAacccctcaaattccctcaaattcccccaaattcgGATCCCGAacccctcaaattccctcaaattcctccaaattccctcaaattcccccaaattcgGATCCCGAacccctcaaattccctcaaattccctcaaattccctcaaattcccccaaattcgGATCCCgaacccctcaaatcccctcaaattccctcaaattccctcaaattcccccaaattcgGATCCCGAacccctcaaattccctcagattccctcagattccctcaaattcccccaaattcagATCCCGAacccctcaaattccctcaaattccctcaaattccctcaaattcccccaaattcagATCCCGAacccctcaaattccctcaaattccctcaaattccctcaaatccccccaaattcagaTCCCGAacccctcaaattccctcaaattcccccaaattcagATCCCGAacccctcaaattccctcaaattccctcaaattccctcaaattcccccaaattcagATCCCGAacccctcaaattccctcaaattccctcaaattccctcaaattcccccaaattcagATCCCGAacccctcaaattccctcaaattccctcaaattccctcaaattcccccaaattcagATCCCGAacccctcaaattccctcaaattcccccaaattcgGATCCCGAacccctcaaattccctcaaattccctcaaattcaGATCCCGAacccctcaaattccctcaaattccctcaaattccctcaaattcaGATCCCGAacccctcaaattccctcaaattcccccaaattcagATCCCGAacccctcaaattccctcaaattccctcaaattcaGATCCCGAacccctcaaattccctcaaattcccccaaattcgGATCTTGAacccctcaaattccctcaaatcccctcaaattccctcaaattcccccaaattcagATCCCGAacccctcaaattccctcaaattccctcaaattcccccaaattccctcaaattccctcaaattccctcaaatttccccaaattcagATCCTGAacccctcaaattccctcaaattcccccaaattcagATCCCGAacccctcaaattccctcaaatcccctcaaatttccccaaattcagATCCTGAacccctcaaattccctcaaattccctcaaattcgGGGCCTGAacccctcaaattccctcaaattccctcaaattccttcaaattcccccaa
This portion of the Poecile atricapillus isolate bPoeAtr1 chromosome 36 unlocalized genomic scaffold, bPoeAtr1.hap1 SUPER_36_unloc_3, whole genome shotgun sequence genome encodes:
- the TRAPPC14 gene encoding trafficking protein particle complex subunit 14 isoform X1, with amino-acid sequence MESQCDYSMYFPAVPFPPREFLAGESSGYRSLPRRNHLYLGETVRFLLVLRKNPGNPDKNPGNPDKNPGNSDKNPGNSDKNPGNSANIPGKTPWIQLASSLSALATVTCGDNAGKNRDEEEENDGNPGNFGNDEPEDPKEPPVFRECRALLTHSRGPPGSAGAGLPVDDPIVSSDEIIFPLTVALDRLPPATAKAKIVVTVWQRDTEPPELQEEVTAPPQVTTTTPGQVPGPPQVTTTAGQVTTTAGQVTGPPQVTMTGTGGYLRLLQGRAPGQVFRQQHGAFKAQVSTLLTVLPPPRVRCRQVTVSGKYLTVLKVLNGSSQEELSLWDVQILPNFNASYLPVMPDGSVLLVDDVCHHSGEVPVGAFCRVPGGHAGWPCPLSALEEQNFLFQLQAPERPPCDSKEGLEVPLVAVVRWSTPKLPFTNSIVTHYRLPSIRLERPRFVMTATCESPVVALQRFSVTYTLLNDLQDFLAVRLVWTPEATAGKSRGSLDSVVCHTPLTNLGYSRKGSARTFRVAFQALRAGLFELSQHMKLKLQFTASVTNAPPEARPVSRKSSPSSPAVRELVAGLGRSQSFSHQQPARSHLMRSGSVMERRAITPPVGSPVGRPLYLPAGDKAVLALDKIAKRECKVLVVAPVK